AATGGCGGCAACATACGGCGCAAAGCTTGCGGCAAAATCACATAACGCATCGCCTGAGTATAGGTCAGTCCCAAAGAACGCGCAGCTTCCATTTGGCCTTTATCAATCGACTGAATACCGGCACGAAAAATCTCACAAATATACGCACCCGAGTTCGCAATCAACGCCAAAGAACCGGCAATCAACGCACCATAAGAACGGCGCAAATCAATGGCTGCTTCGCCGCTAATCAATACACCGTCGGCCGGATGAACGAAAAATGGGAACCAAACATAAGCCCAAATCACAATTTGTACAAACAATGGCGTACCGCGAAACAGCGTAACATACCAAAAAGAAATCTTACGCAACACCCAAGCCAAGGCACGCATCGGCACACCGGCTTTTTCCGGATTGATCAAACGCGCCAATGCCAGCAGCAAACCCAAAATCGAGCCACCTGCCGTTGCAACCACCGTCAGTCCCAGCGTTGTCAACACGCCGTATAAAAACATCCAGCGGTATTCATAAATAATGTCAAAACGAAAATCCATAACCATTCCGTCGGTCAAAATCGGTAACTAATCCGAATATTTTTTAAAATGAAGCTTAATATTTTACAAGAAAATACATTGCTTGAACGGTTTTTTGTTAAATTATTCCGCCCAACCCTGTTTTTTTACATTTCCAATGAATTTCAGCCCCTTTTAACCTTTCTTCATATAAGACATTTTCCGTATAAAAAACAAAGCGCAAACCCGAGACAAAATTGACCGAAACACAAAAACAGCGGATAATCCGCCCATTCTTCAAACATCTTTCAGACGGCCTTCCCTCTTCCCTTGAAGGCCGTCTGAAAACATTTTAAAAAGCATAAAACATGAAAGCACCCGAACTCTTATTGCCAGCAGGCGGCCTCGAACGTATGCGTGCTGCCTACGATTACGGCGCAGACGCCGTTTACGCCGGCAGCCCGCGTTACTCCCTGCGCGCCCGCAACAACGAATTTGCCAAACTCGACGTTCTCGAGCAAGGCATCAAAGAAGCACACGAGCGCAACAAAAAATTCTTCCTGACCGTCAATACGCTACCGCATAACTCCAAACTCAAAACCTTTGTTTCCGATATGGAGCCCTTGATTGCCATGAAACCCGACGCGCTGATTATGGCAGATCCAGGTTTGATCATGACCGTGCGCGAAAAATGGCCGGAAATGCCGATTCACCTGTCCGTACAGGCAAATACCACCAACTACTGGGGCGTAAAATTCTGGCAAAACATCGGCGTCGAACGCATTATTCTGTCACGCGAATTGAGCATGGAAGAAATCGCCGAAATCCGCCAAGAATGCCCCGACATCGAACTCGAAGTCTTCATTCACGGCGCATTGTGCATCGCCTACTCCGGCCGTTGCCTGCTCTCCGGCTATTTCAACCACCGCGACCCCAACCAAGGCACCTGCACCAACTCCTGCCGTTGGGACTACAAGGTTCACAACGCCGTTGAAAGCGATGCGGGCGACGCCCAACTTCTGCAAGGTTTCAACTTTGAAAAAGCCCAAGAAGAAGCCAACCAAAACTTTGAAGGCATCAACGGTCAAAAACGCCATCCCTACGCCGATAAAGTTTTCCTGATTGAAGAGTCCAACCGCCCGGGCGAAATGATGCCGATTATGGAAGACGAACACGGCACCTACATCATGAACTCCAAAGACCTTCGTGGCATCGAAGTGGTTGATAAACTAGCCAAAATCGGCGTGGACAGCCTTAAAGTCGAAGGCCGCACCAAGTCGCTTTATTATGTTGCACGCGTGGCCCAGTCCTACCGCAAAGCGATTGATGATGCCGTTGCAGGCCGTCCGTTTGATTACAGCCTGTTGAGCGAACTCGAAGGCCTTGCCAACCGCGGCTACACCAGCGGCTTCCTCGAGCGCCACCAAACTCAGGATTATCAAAACTACCTGACCGGCCACTCCATCGCCAAACAAAGCCAATATGTCGGCCACGTTACCGAAATCGATGAAAACGGCTGGGCGACCATCGAAGTCAAAAACCGCTTTGCCATCGGCGATTCACTCGAAATCATCCACCCAAGCGGCAACCAAACCATCAAATTGGAACAAATGACCCGCAAAGGCCAGCCTGTCGATGTTGCCCCAGGCAACGGTATTCAGGTCAAAATCCCCAACATGCAGGGCAAAGAAAAAGCTTTGGTTGCGCGGATTATGAATCCTTAAGCGTCAACAAAATAAAGGCCGTCTGAAAGTTTCAGACGGCCTTTTAAATTATCTATGCTGTTTTAAGCCTGTTCTTGTAATACGGCGGCAATCAATTCTTCCGCACCATCATCTGCCAGTT
Above is a genomic segment from Neisseria subflava containing:
- a CDS encoding amino acid ABC transporter permease; translation: MDFRFDIIYEYRWMFLYGVLTTLGLTVVATAGGSILGLLLALARLINPEKAGVPMRALAWVLRKISFWYVTLFRGTPLFVQIVIWAYVWFPFFVHPADGVLISGEAAIDLRRSYGALIAGSLALIANSGAYICEIFRAGIQSIDKGQMEAARSLGLTYTQAMRYVILPQALRRMLPPLASEFITLLKDSSLLSVIGVAELAYVQSTITGRYSVYEEPLYTIALIYLVLTSFLGWVFLRLESRYNPQHR
- the yegQ gene encoding tRNA 5-hydroxyuridine modification protein YegQ, with the protein product MKAPELLLPAGGLERMRAAYDYGADAVYAGSPRYSLRARNNEFAKLDVLEQGIKEAHERNKKFFLTVNTLPHNSKLKTFVSDMEPLIAMKPDALIMADPGLIMTVREKWPEMPIHLSVQANTTNYWGVKFWQNIGVERIILSRELSMEEIAEIRQECPDIELEVFIHGALCIAYSGRCLLSGYFNHRDPNQGTCTNSCRWDYKVHNAVESDAGDAQLLQGFNFEKAQEEANQNFEGINGQKRHPYADKVFLIEESNRPGEMMPIMEDEHGTYIMNSKDLRGIEVVDKLAKIGVDSLKVEGRTKSLYYVARVAQSYRKAIDDAVAGRPFDYSLLSELEGLANRGYTSGFLERHQTQDYQNYLTGHSIAKQSQYVGHVTEIDENGWATIEVKNRFAIGDSLEIIHPSGNQTIKLEQMTRKGQPVDVAPGNGIQVKIPNMQGKEKALVARIMNP